The following nucleotide sequence is from Apium graveolens cultivar Ventura chromosome 4, ASM990537v1, whole genome shotgun sequence.
GTTCTCTTATTGTCCTCAAGAGGATTCTACATTATTCAAGAAGTTAATACTACTTTTGAAGTTGTCAAAGTGCTTATTTGGGCAAACCTCATATCAAACATCACAATTTGAGGATTAAATCCCAAAAGATGTTGATTTTTTCTGTGCACTTATACTATAGTGACTATGTCCAAATACATGAAATGTGCACTAAGGTATTTAGTTTTAGCTCCTCATGAAAGTCATTGttgcatatttattttttcttttatcattaATATAGCGTGATTCCGTAAGTATTTACCACCTTGCTGCATATATTTGAGCAATTGGTCAGTCATCTTTTGTGCTTTTATTGCCTTTGCATCTTTAACATTCTTTTGGTTTGCTTTTGCAATAAAAAAGGTATAAATTCTATTTTCTTTATAGGTGCGCAAGGTTGAATACGAGAAACAAATAGAGGCATGGACATATTGGGTTCATTATATTGAGTATTGCTTTATTAAAACCTTGTATTTTTTCATGagcaatgaatattattagtattaatcattttttaataACCTATTGTCACTTTATATGTGCAGGGTTGGAATAAAAGGTTAGTAAGAGGAAGCACCTTACATTGAGAATAAAATActtttttctaataaatttttTGTTCTATAATTTCTTTCCTTAATACGTTTGTGTTCTTGTAAATTAGATCAATTATAGTAGTCTTTATATTATGTTAAATccattattatcttatttattattgttataataGCTAATTTGAATATTATTGAGGTGGGTTACATGCTCATGAAAAGTTCTTTAGTTCAATGTTTGTTCAACTATTTTATGttcattatttttttctaataGCTTGCTTTTTAAGCATGTTAGCTCCTCCTAGAACATTGTTAAAACTTTCAAACTCACAGGTACGATGAATGGATATTAGATGCTCAACTCCTCAAGAAATTTAGTGAGAATGTTCTCAAAAGCACTTGGGGAAGCGTGGTAGATCAGCTATGGTATATTTATATGCACAAATATTTTGTATTTGTTTCAACCTCGCCttcttttaattaatattaataccTATGTTATGGTCACATGCAACAAGAGGTGGTTCCAAGATACACCTTGAGGTGGTATGCAAATAATAATTGTCATATTCTTAGTAAGATAAAAGTGAAGGTTCTTGAGTTATAATCCAATTTTTGAGAAAGACCGAAATGAACTCCAAGAATGTAAAGTATTTTTGCCATTCGAGGTTCAAACAATGATAAAAGACTAACACTTTGATTACAAGAGGTTGATGGTTTCAAGTTAATTATGCTCTCAATTGTTATTTAAAAATGACAAGTGCATATTTTCATGATGTTGTTAATGCTGTGATAATATCTAGTGATATTTTTATTGTTAGATCACCAATGTCACTCAATTTTTGTGCTATCCATATATCTTGTGccttattttatattataataattattatcTTTTAGATCTTGGATAGACTCATATTTTAATTGTTTCTTACATTTTATTTTTCAGTCAGTTAAATGCTATTTCAATTTTTGTTATTTATCAGGAGGATCCTTTAATAATGGAGGAAAATAAGTTGAGTATTGAAATACCACAGGCACTCAAGACTCAACTTTTGAATGATAGAGAATATGTAACAAATTCATCAAAGGTACTCGAATTTCTGTTTTACTAAATTAAACTCTTCACCTCGTTTTATATAATCTTCACTGTACAAGTTTCTAACCAGGTACACATCATATATTTAGCTCTAAGTCCATCCTATAATCTTAAATGAAACTATCTTATATTTTCAGTTAGTTGATATATTTTTTAAGCAAAGGTGTGGAGCAGGGGGAGTTTAGAATCAAACTCATCATCTACATTTCTTGTAAACCTCTTCTGGCACTAACTCGATTGGGAATTCTTTGATCCTAATATAATGTTAATTTAACTTTTTCGAAATTTTTCAGTGATATGAATTAGCTCCCTTGAACTGCCCTTGATATTATACCTTCATAGTTAGTGTACCGTATGTGATCTATGTATCCTTCATACTTATATCCTTGCCTGGTGACTTACAGCTTGTTGGCTCCCGCGTTCTCCCAGCGTCGATGGCATTTTGAAGATGTTCAATGAGTTCAGGGTGAATGAAGATGAGGAGTAAGTTTCTTATTTATAATTGATGTTAGTATTGAATTATTTGAGAATATGTGTGCTTAGGCTTAAATCCTACAATGTATTCTACAACAGTTTGTTCTTTATATGTAGGTCAACATCAAAAAGAATAACTGACTTTTACTTtcagtgatataataaaaaaatatttgatgTCACTAACTTTTGTTGTTTATTTGTAATATTTCTTTATATATAGTTCCACGGCCTAGGTGTTTCTGTTGATCTAGAAGTCATCTAACTTCTGACATGCTTTGCTTTGGGGTTAAAGGTTAAGAGAGACAATTCCAGAAATCTTAAAAGGTTTGTGCAATTACTTCAACAAAGCGTTGTCCACAAAGCTTCTCTACAAAACTGAGCTCCAGCAATATGACGAAGTGCGTGCAAAGAATATCCAGCCTTCAAC
It contains:
- the LOC141720185 gene encoding protein MRG2-like; translated protein: MGRSNSGVSGDSLTNSLILKVRKVEYEKQIEAWTYWGWNKRYDEWILDAQLLKKFSENVLKSTWGSVVDQLCQLNAISIFVIYQEDPLIMEENKLSIEIPQALKTQLLNDREYVTNSSKLVDIFFKQRLRETIPEILKGLCNYFNKALSTKLLYKTELQQYDEVRAKNIQPSTIYGAEHFFASFWYYNCLQRL